A genomic region of Streptomyces sp. R33 contains the following coding sequences:
- a CDS encoding pitrilysin family protein: protein MTSRSSRVTARPSSEGRAVARTQTLLKGENGIGTVRRTVLPGGLRIVTETLPSVRSATFGIWAHVGSRDETPTLNGATHYLEHLLFKGTAQRTALDISSAIDAVGGEMNAFTAKEYTCYYARVLDTDLPLAIDIVCDMLTGSLIREEDVDAERGVILEEIAMTEDDPGDCVHDLFAHTMYGDTPLGRPVLGTVDTINALGADRIRRFYKKHYDPRHLVVAAAGNVDHNKVVRQVRAAFEKAGALRHTDAEPIGPRSGAKRIRTSGRVDLINRKTEQAHVVLGMPGLARTDERRWALGVLNTALGGGMSSRLFQEVREKRGLAYSVYSYTSGFADTGLFGVYAGCRPNQVHDVLRICRGELDKVVSEGLTDEEIKRAIGQLSGSTVLGLEDTGAIMNRIGKSELCWGDQMSVDEMLARIASVTPDDVRSVAQDVLAQRPSLAVIGPLKEKQAARLDEAVS, encoded by the coding sequence GTGACGTCGCGTAGTTCCCGTGTGACGGCCCGCCCCTCTTCGGAGGGGCGGGCCGTCGCCCGTACCCAAACCCTCCTCAAGGGCGAGAACGGCATCGGCACCGTCCGGCGCACCGTCCTCCCCGGCGGACTGCGCATCGTCACCGAGACGCTGCCCTCGGTCCGCTCCGCCACCTTCGGCATCTGGGCGCACGTGGGCTCCCGCGACGAGACGCCCACGCTCAACGGTGCCACGCACTACCTCGAGCACCTCCTCTTCAAGGGCACCGCCCAGCGCACCGCCCTCGACATCTCCTCCGCGATCGACGCGGTCGGCGGCGAGATGAACGCCTTCACGGCGAAGGAGTACACCTGCTACTACGCACGGGTGCTCGACACCGACCTGCCGCTGGCGATCGACATCGTCTGCGACATGCTCACCGGCTCGCTGATCCGTGAGGAGGACGTCGACGCCGAGCGCGGCGTCATCCTCGAAGAGATCGCGATGACCGAGGACGACCCGGGCGACTGCGTGCACGACCTGTTCGCGCACACGATGTACGGGGACACCCCGCTGGGCCGCCCCGTCCTCGGCACCGTCGACACGATCAACGCCCTCGGCGCCGACCGGATCCGCCGCTTCTACAAGAAGCACTACGACCCCCGCCACCTGGTGGTCGCCGCGGCCGGCAACGTCGACCACAACAAGGTCGTACGCCAGGTCCGCGCGGCCTTCGAGAAGGCCGGTGCCCTGCGGCACACCGACGCCGAGCCGATCGGCCCGCGCTCCGGAGCCAAGCGCATCCGCACCTCCGGCCGCGTCGACCTGATCAACCGCAAGACCGAGCAGGCCCACGTGGTCCTCGGCATGCCCGGCCTGGCCCGCACCGACGAGCGCCGCTGGGCGCTCGGCGTGCTGAACACGGCCCTCGGCGGCGGCATGTCCTCCCGCCTCTTCCAGGAGGTCCGGGAGAAGCGCGGGCTGGCCTACAGCGTGTACTCGTACACCTCGGGCTTCGCCGACACCGGGCTGTTCGGCGTGTACGCGGGCTGCCGCCCGAACCAGGTCCACGACGTGCTGCGGATCTGCCGCGGCGAGCTCGACAAGGTCGTCTCCGAGGGGCTCACCGACGAGGAGATCAAGCGGGCCATCGGCCAGCTGTCCGGCTCCACCGTCCTCGGCCTGGAGGACACCGGCGCGATCATGAACCGCATCGGCAAGAGCGAGCTCTGCTGGGGCGACCAGATGTCGGTCGACGAGATGCTGGCCCGGATCGCCTCCGTGACCCCGGACGACGTCCGCTCGGTCGCGCAGGATGTACTGGCCCAGCGGCCGTCGCTCGCGGTGATCGGCCCGCTGAAGGAGAAGCAGGCCGCCCGCCTCGACGAAGCGGTGTCCTGA
- a CDS encoding polyribonucleotide nucleotidyltransferase — translation MENETHYAEAVIDNGSFGTRTIRFETGRLARQAAGSAVAYLDDDTMVLSATTASKKPKDQLDFFPLTVDVEERQYAAGKIPGSFFRREGRPSEDAILTCRLIDRPLRPSFKKGLRNEIQVVATVMALNPDHLYDVIAINAASASTQLAGLPFSGPIGGVRVALIRGQWVAFPTHTELEDAVFDMVVAGRVLEDGDVAIMMVEAEATEKTITLVKGGAEAPTEEIVAAGLEASKPFIKALCKAQADLAAKAAKPEGEFPVFLDYQDDVYEALAAAVKGELSQALTIAGKQDRESELDRVKEIAAEKLLPAFEGREKEISAAYRSLTKALVRERVIKDKVRIDGRGITDIRTLAAEVEAIPRVHGSALFERGETQILGVTTLNMLRMEQQLDTLSPVTRKRYMHNYNFPPYSVGETGRVGSPKRREIGHGALAERAIVPVLPTREEFPYAIRQVSEALGSNGSTSMGSVCASTMSLLNAGVPLKAPVAGIAMGLISQEIDGKTHYVALTDILGAEDAFGDMDFKVAGTKEFVTALQLDTKLDGIPASVLAAALKQARDARLHILDVMMEAIDTPDEMSPNAPRIITVKIPVDKIGEVIGPKGKMINQIQEDTGAEITIEDDGTIYIGAADGPAAEAARATINGIANPTMPEVGERYLGTVVKTTTFGAFVSLLPGKDGLLHISQIRKLAGGKRVENVEDVLAVGTKVQVEIAEIDQRGKLSLIPVIDGEAAGDDADKDDSDK, via the coding sequence GTGGAGAACGAGACCCACTACGCCGAGGCCGTCATTGACAACGGTTCCTTCGGCACCCGCACCATCCGCTTCGAGACGGGCCGTCTGGCCCGCCAGGCCGCCGGCTCCGCCGTTGCCTACCTGGACGACGACACGATGGTGCTTTCCGCCACCACCGCGTCGAAGAAGCCCAAGGACCAGCTCGACTTCTTCCCCCTGACGGTGGACGTCGAGGAGCGCCAGTACGCGGCCGGCAAGATCCCCGGCTCGTTCTTCCGTCGTGAGGGCCGCCCCTCCGAGGACGCGATCCTCACCTGCCGTCTGATCGACCGCCCGCTGCGCCCGTCCTTCAAGAAGGGCCTGCGCAACGAGATCCAGGTCGTCGCCACCGTCATGGCGCTGAACCCGGACCACCTGTACGACGTCATCGCGATCAACGCCGCGTCCGCGTCCACGCAGCTGGCCGGCCTGCCCTTCTCCGGCCCGATCGGCGGCGTCCGCGTCGCGCTGATCCGCGGCCAGTGGGTGGCCTTCCCGACGCACACCGAGCTCGAGGACGCCGTCTTCGACATGGTCGTCGCGGGCCGCGTCCTGGAGGACGGCGACGTCGCGATCATGATGGTCGAGGCCGAGGCCACCGAGAAGACCATCACCCTGGTCAAGGGCGGCGCCGAGGCGCCGACCGAGGAGATCGTGGCCGCCGGCCTCGAGGCCTCGAAGCCCTTCATCAAGGCCCTCTGCAAGGCCCAGGCGGACCTGGCGGCCAAGGCCGCCAAGCCCGAGGGCGAGTTCCCGGTCTTCCTGGACTACCAGGACGACGTGTACGAGGCCCTCGCGGCCGCCGTCAAGGGCGAGCTCTCCCAGGCGCTGACCATCGCGGGCAAGCAGGACCGCGAGTCCGAGCTGGACCGCGTCAAGGAGATCGCCGCCGAGAAGCTCCTCCCGGCCTTCGAGGGCCGCGAGAAGGAGATCTCCGCCGCCTACCGCAGCCTGACCAAGGCCCTGGTGCGCGAGCGCGTCATCAAGGACAAGGTCCGCATCGACGGCCGCGGGATCACGGACATCCGTACCCTCGCCGCCGAAGTCGAGGCCATCCCGCGCGTGCACGGCTCGGCGCTGTTCGAGCGTGGCGAGACCCAGATCCTGGGCGTCACCACCCTCAACATGCTCCGTATGGAGCAGCAGCTGGACACCCTTTCCCCGGTGACCCGCAAGCGCTACATGCACAACTACAACTTCCCGCCGTACTCCGTCGGTGAGACCGGCCGCGTGGGCTCGCCCAAGCGCCGCGAGATCGGCCACGGCGCGCTCGCCGAGCGCGCGATCGTGCCGGTCCTCCCGACCCGCGAGGAGTTCCCGTACGCGATCCGCCAGGTGTCCGAGGCCCTCGGCTCCAACGGTTCGACGTCCATGGGCTCGGTCTGCGCCTCCACCATGTCGCTGCTGAACGCCGGTGTGCCCCTCAAGGCCCCCGTCGCCGGTATCGCCATGGGCCTGATCTCCCAGGAGATCGACGGCAAGACGCACTACGTCGCCCTCACCGACATCCTCGGTGCGGAGGACGCCTTCGGCGACATGGACTTCAAGGTCGCCGGCACCAAGGAGTTCGTGACCGCCCTCCAGCTGGACACCAAGCTGGACGGCATCCCGGCCTCCGTCCTGGCCGCGGCCCTCAAGCAGGCCCGCGACGCCCGTCTCCACATCCTCGACGTGATGATGGAAGCGATCGACACGCCGGACGAGATGTCCCCGAACGCCCCGCGGATCATCACCGTCAAGATCCCGGTGGACAAGATCGGTGAGGTCATCGGCCCCAAGGGCAAGATGATCAACCAGATCCAGGAGGACACCGGCGCCGAGATCACGATCGAGGACGACGGCACCATCTACATCGGTGCCGCCGACGGCCCGGCTGCCGAGGCCGCCCGCGCCACGATCAACGGCATCGCCAACCCGACCATGCCGGAGGTCGGCGAGCGCTACCTGGGTACGGTCGTCAAGACCACCACCTTCGGTGCCTTCGTCTCCCTGCTCCCGGGCAAGGACGGGCTGCTGCACATCTCGCAGATCCGCAAGCTCGCCGGTGGCAAGCGCGTGGAGAACGTCGAGGACGTGCTCGCGGTCGGCACCAAGGTCCAGGTCGAGATCGCCGAGATCGACCAGCGCGGCAAGCTCTCCCTGATCCCCGTGATCGACGGCGAGGCTGCCGGCGACGACGCTGACAAGGACGACTCCGACAAGTGA
- the rpsO gene encoding 30S ribosomal protein S15, translating to MSLDAATKKQIIAEFGAKEGDTGSPEVQVAMLSKRITDLTEHLKTHKHDHHSRRGLLILVGQRRRLLQYLAKKDIQRFRTLVERLGIRRGAAGVK from the coding sequence GTGTCGCTCGACGCCGCTACGAAGAAGCAGATCATCGCCGAGTTTGGTGCCAAGGAGGGCGACACCGGCTCCCCCGAGGTCCAGGTCGCGATGCTCTCGAAGCGCATCACGGACCTGACCGAGCACCTCAAGACCCACAAGCACGACCACCACTCCCGTCGTGGTCTGCTGATCCTGGTCGGCCAGCGTCGCCGCCTGCTGCAGTACCTGGCCAAGAAGGACATCCAGCGCTTCCGTACGCTGGTCGAGCGCCTCGGCATCCGCCGCGGTGCGGCCGGCGTCAAGTAA
- the eccD gene encoding type VII secretion integral membrane protein EccD — protein sequence MSTAATTGFCRVTVVAPDSRIDVALPEDIAVADVYPELLRLTGQTQPVGAPTGFHLVRRDGTVLDGARTLAAQQVLDGEVLSLRPFAESLPPAVFDDVSDAVASAVVRDRHLWSDDMLRGAGLAGAALLLVLLGFVLWYADPVRHDMHGLPGIIAGAAGVFLTAAAGVRARVYRDRGSAVALGLGALPHLLIAGSGIIAAGAGEGPGRLQFLLGCVCVLVASVALVALTPNGDAPFVAATFLAATGTLATFLAIVTEASATATAAVCAPVAIGLVAFLPGLSARFARLPIGYAAPQSAVESYETPDRYETEPYGDPAGPEQHEAGTPLDAEAIATQARRGHEMLLGLVGGCAAVVVGSAAVLGFSDNTWGRLLALTTGLAMLLRARLFRYTSQVVCTLVAGLAAIGLLILGLALHPPADLVRELVQYHDRGGLDLRTIWLSAAVAAGAALLAGIALVIPRKGLSPFWGRLLDLTEAAVLLSLVPLALAVLDVYARARSLTS from the coding sequence GTGAGTACGGCCGCAACGACGGGCTTCTGCAGGGTCACCGTCGTGGCCCCCGACAGCCGCATCGACGTCGCCCTCCCGGAGGACATCGCCGTCGCCGACGTCTATCCCGAACTCCTGCGCCTCACCGGCCAGACCCAGCCCGTCGGCGCCCCCACCGGTTTCCACCTGGTCCGCCGCGACGGCACGGTCCTCGACGGCGCCCGCACCCTCGCCGCCCAACAGGTCCTCGACGGCGAGGTGCTGAGCCTGCGCCCGTTCGCCGAGTCGCTGCCGCCGGCCGTCTTCGACGACGTCTCCGACGCCGTCGCCTCCGCCGTCGTCCGCGACCGCCACCTCTGGAGCGACGACATGCTGCGCGGCGCGGGCCTGGCCGGCGCCGCCCTGCTGCTCGTCCTGCTCGGCTTCGTCCTCTGGTACGCCGACCCGGTCCGCCACGACATGCACGGCCTGCCCGGCATCATCGCCGGCGCCGCGGGCGTGTTCCTCACCGCCGCCGCCGGAGTGCGCGCCCGGGTCTACCGCGACCGCGGCTCCGCCGTCGCCCTCGGCCTCGGCGCCCTCCCGCACCTGCTGATCGCCGGCTCCGGCATCATCGCCGCCGGCGCCGGCGAAGGACCCGGCCGGCTCCAGTTCCTGCTCGGGTGCGTCTGCGTCCTGGTCGCCTCCGTCGCCCTGGTCGCGCTCACCCCCAACGGGGACGCCCCCTTCGTCGCGGCCACCTTCCTCGCCGCCACCGGAACCCTGGCCACCTTCCTCGCCATCGTCACCGAGGCCTCCGCCACCGCGACCGCCGCCGTCTGCGCCCCCGTCGCCATCGGCCTCGTCGCCTTCCTGCCCGGCCTCTCCGCCCGCTTCGCCCGGCTGCCCATCGGCTACGCCGCCCCGCAGAGCGCCGTGGAGAGCTACGAAACCCCGGACCGCTACGAGACCGAGCCGTACGGCGACCCCGCCGGCCCCGAGCAGCACGAGGCGGGCACCCCCCTCGACGCCGAGGCCATCGCCACCCAGGCCCGCCGCGGCCACGAGATGCTCCTCGGCCTGGTCGGCGGCTGCGCCGCGGTCGTCGTCGGCTCCGCCGCCGTCCTCGGCTTCTCCGACAACACCTGGGGCCGGCTGCTGGCCCTCACCACCGGGCTGGCCATGCTGCTGCGCGCCCGCCTCTTCCGCTACACCTCCCAGGTCGTGTGCACCCTGGTCGCCGGCCTGGCCGCCATCGGACTGCTGATCCTGGGCCTGGCCCTGCACCCGCCGGCCGACCTGGTCCGCGAGCTCGTGCAGTACCACGACCGCGGCGGTCTGGACCTCCGTACGATCTGGCTCTCCGCAGCCGTCGCCGCCGGCGCCGCCCTCCTCGCGGGAATTGCGCTTGTCATCCCCCGCAAGGGCCTGTCACCCTTCTGGGGACGGCTGCTCGACCTCACCGAGGCGGCAGTACTTCTCAGTCTTGTCCCGCTGGCCCTCGCCGTGCTGGACGTGTACGCCCGGGCCCGCTCTCTCACCAGCTGA
- the eccCa gene encoding type VII secretion protein EccCa: protein MSQIVVKRPPRSLPPEVPSDELRLEAPPELPRGQQEGMLMQLLPMLGMGSSVVFFFMPGAAPFMRIMGVLMLVSTVGMVLAQLVRHRRGTQGQMADVRRDYLKYLAQTRRQVRRTARAQRDAQLYLHPAPEQLWSVVAEGSRLWERRVGDEDFGQARLGLGAQRLATPLVAPDTAPVDELEPLTAGAMQRFLKVHSSLDGLPVAVSLRAFYHVTVSGEPESARGAARALVAQLATLHSPEDLVVAVVAAPGAVPAWDWTKWLPHTQVPGQVDGAGTKRLFSDDLAELEGLLAPRLEGRPRFSRDVSPVLDQPHLVVVLDANSRGGLVPPDSAFAAAEGLQGVTIVEVVAGELDEPRGGLSVVVRPGRLRLESGAGIAYEGVPDTLSLPAAEALARQLAPLRTGGGDDDEPLLANLDFTDLLNLGDAASIDVARTWRPRSAGERLRVPIGVGEDGAPVMLDLKEAAQEGMGPHGLCVGATGSGKSELLRTLVLGLAVTHTSETLNFVLADFKGGATFTGMGQMPHVAAVITNLADDLTLVDRMGDSIRGELQRRQELLRSAGNYANIHDYEKARAAGAPLEPLASLVLVIDEFSELLTAKPDFIDMFIQIGRIGRSLGVHLLLASQRLEEGKLRGLDTYLSYRIGLRTFSAAESRTAIGVPDAYHLPSVPGSGYLKFGTDEMTRFKAAYVSGTYRSGGPDLSVGLFPVERRPALFTATPVPVVYAAPDPAYLAAQSEREDDALADTVLDVIVARLEGQGVPAHQVWLPPLDQAPPLDQLLPALAPSAERGLHAEGYTRPGGLVVPLGLIDKPFEQRREVLYRDFSGAAGHMMVVGGPQSGKSTLMRTLIASFALTHTPREVQFYGLDFGGGSMSSIAELPHVGGIASRLDPERVRRTVAEVGGILNRREEFFRANNIDSIGTYRRRRAAGELPGEAWGDVFLVIDGWGGFRTEYEGLESVVTDIASRGLGYGIHVVITAARYMEVRAALKDQMLNRLELRLGDVMDSEFDRKVAANVPTGMPGRGQVAEKLHFLGALPRIDGAHDPEDLSEATAAFVSLVKQNWAGAAAPGVRLLPRLLHADQLPRGGDNPGRGLAIGIDETDLEPVFVDFESDPFFLVFGESESGKTNLLRLICQQIAERYTPDQARLVVGDYRRSLLGALPEEHLLEYAPMASSLQTHMEALGGVFSRRQPPTDVTPQQLRDRSWWTGPDVFIVIDDYDLVATSQGNPLAPLVEFLPFARDTGVRFIIARNSAGASRSMYEPFMQRFKELGAQGVVLSGDPSEGDLIGNVRPRPMPPGRAYFSSRKRGTSLVQLGRLPGM, encoded by the coding sequence GTGAGTCAGATCGTCGTCAAACGCCCGCCGCGGTCCTTGCCGCCCGAAGTTCCTTCGGACGAGCTGAGGCTGGAGGCTCCGCCGGAGCTTCCCCGCGGGCAGCAGGAGGGCATGCTGATGCAGCTCCTGCCGATGCTCGGCATGGGCTCGTCGGTCGTCTTCTTCTTCATGCCGGGTGCGGCGCCCTTCATGCGCATCATGGGTGTGCTGATGCTGGTGTCCACGGTGGGCATGGTCCTCGCCCAGCTGGTGCGCCACCGGCGCGGTACGCAGGGGCAAATGGCCGATGTGCGGCGGGACTACCTGAAATATCTTGCGCAGACCCGACGTCAGGTCCGCAGGACCGCGCGGGCGCAGCGCGACGCGCAGCTGTATCTGCACCCGGCGCCGGAGCAGTTGTGGTCGGTGGTGGCCGAGGGTTCGCGGCTGTGGGAGCGGCGCGTCGGCGACGAGGACTTCGGCCAGGCCCGGCTCGGGCTGGGCGCGCAGCGCCTCGCGACTCCACTGGTCGCGCCGGACACGGCGCCCGTGGACGAGCTGGAGCCGCTGACGGCGGGCGCGATGCAGCGCTTCCTGAAGGTGCACTCGTCCCTGGACGGGCTGCCGGTGGCGGTGTCGCTGCGGGCGTTCTACCACGTGACGGTGTCCGGCGAGCCGGAGTCGGCGCGCGGGGCGGCGCGGGCGCTGGTGGCGCAGCTGGCGACGCTGCACTCCCCCGAGGACCTGGTGGTGGCCGTGGTGGCCGCGCCCGGCGCGGTGCCCGCGTGGGACTGGACGAAGTGGCTGCCGCACACGCAGGTCCCCGGGCAGGTCGACGGGGCCGGTACGAAGCGGCTGTTCAGCGATGACCTGGCCGAGCTGGAGGGGCTGCTCGCGCCGCGTCTGGAGGGGCGGCCGCGGTTCAGCCGGGACGTGTCCCCGGTGCTGGACCAGCCGCACCTGGTCGTCGTGCTGGACGCGAACTCCCGGGGCGGCCTGGTGCCGCCGGACTCGGCGTTCGCGGCGGCCGAGGGACTGCAGGGCGTGACCATCGTCGAGGTGGTCGCGGGCGAGCTCGACGAGCCGCGCGGCGGGTTGTCGGTCGTGGTGCGGCCGGGTCGGCTGCGGCTGGAGTCGGGCGCGGGGATCGCGTACGAGGGCGTACCGGACACGCTGTCGCTGCCCGCGGCGGAGGCGCTCGCGCGGCAGCTGGCGCCGCTGCGCACCGGCGGCGGGGACGACGACGAACCGCTGCTGGCCAACCTGGACTTCACGGACCTGCTGAACCTGGGCGACGCGGCCTCGATCGACGTGGCCCGGACCTGGCGGCCGCGGTCGGCCGGCGAGCGGCTGCGCGTGCCGATCGGTGTCGGCGAGGACGGCGCGCCGGTCATGCTGGACCTCAAGGAGGCCGCGCAGGAGGGCATGGGCCCGCACGGCCTTTGCGTGGGCGCGACCGGTTCCGGCAAGTCGGAGCTGCTGCGCACGCTGGTGCTGGGCCTCGCGGTCACGCACACCTCGGAGACGCTGAACTTCGTCCTCGCGGACTTCAAGGGTGGTGCGACGTTCACGGGCATGGGGCAGATGCCGCACGTGGCCGCGGTCATCACCAACCTGGCCGACGACCTCACGCTCGTGGACCGCATGGGCGACTCGATCCGCGGTGAGCTGCAGCGCCGACAGGAGCTGCTGCGCTCGGCGGGCAACTACGCGAACATCCACGACTACGAGAAGGCGCGCGCGGCGGGTGCCCCGCTGGAGCCGCTGGCCTCGCTGGTGCTGGTCATCGACGAGTTCAGCGAGCTGCTGACCGCGAAGCCCGACTTCATCGACATGTTCATCCAGATCGGCCGCATCGGACGCTCGCTGGGCGTGCACCTGCTGCTGGCCTCGCAGCGCCTGGAGGAGGGCAAGCTGCGCGGGCTGGACACGTACCTGTCGTACCGGATCGGCCTGCGGACCTTCTCGGCGGCGGAGTCGCGGACCGCGATCGGCGTGCCGGACGCGTACCACCTGCCGTCGGTGCCGGGTTCGGGATACCTGAAGTTCGGTACGGACGAGATGACGCGGTTCAAGGCCGCGTACGTGTCGGGCACCTACCGCTCGGGCGGGCCGGACCTGTCGGTCGGCCTGTTCCCCGTGGAGCGGCGCCCCGCGCTCTTCACGGCGACACCGGTGCCGGTCGTGTACGCGGCGCCGGACCCGGCGTACCTGGCGGCGCAGTCGGAACGCGAGGACGACGCCCTCGCGGACACGGTGCTGGACGTGATCGTGGCCCGGCTGGAGGGCCAGGGCGTGCCGGCGCACCAGGTGTGGCTGCCGCCGCTCGACCAGGCCCCGCCGCTGGACCAGCTGCTGCCGGCGCTGGCGCCTTCGGCGGAGCGGGGGCTGCACGCGGAGGGGTACACGCGGCCCGGCGGGCTCGTCGTGCCGCTCGGCCTCATCGACAAGCCCTTCGAGCAGCGCCGTGAGGTGCTGTACCGGGACTTCTCGGGTGCGGCGGGCCACATGATGGTGGTCGGCGGTCCGCAGTCGGGCAAGTCGACGCTGATGCGCACGCTGATCGCCTCGTTCGCGCTGACGCACACGCCGCGCGAGGTGCAGTTCTACGGGCTGGACTTCGGTGGCGGCAGCATGTCGTCGATCGCCGAGCTGCCTCACGTGGGCGGGATCGCCTCGCGCCTGGACCCGGAGCGGGTACGGCGTACGGTCGCGGAGGTGGGCGGCATCCTCAACCGCCGCGAGGAGTTCTTCCGCGCGAACAACATCGACTCCATCGGCACGTACCGGCGGCGGCGTGCGGCCGGCGAGCTGCCCGGCGAGGCGTGGGGCGACGTGTTCCTCGTCATCGACGGCTGGGGCGGTTTCCGCACCGAGTACGAAGGCCTGGAGTCGGTGGTCACGGACATCGCCTCGCGCGGTCTGGGCTACGGCATCCACGTGGTGATCACGGCGGCGCGGTACATGGAGGTGCGCGCCGCGCTCAAGGACCAGATGCTGAACCGGCTGGAGCTGCGGCTCGGTGACGTCATGGACTCCGAGTTCGACCGCAAGGTCGCGGCGAACGTCCCGACGGGGATGCCGGGCCGCGGGCAGGTGGCGGAGAAGCTGCACTTCCTCGGCGCGCTGCCGCGGATCGACGGTGCGCACGACCCGGAGGACCTGTCGGAGGCCACGGCCGCCTTCGTGTCGTTGGTGAAGCAGAACTGGGCGGGGGCCGCTGCTCCGGGCGTCCGGCTGCTGCCCCGCCTGCTGCACGCCGACCAGCTACCCAGGGGCGGGGACAACCCCGGCCGCGGGCTGGCCATCGGCATCGACGAGACGGACCTGGAGCCGGTGTTCGTCGATTTCGAGAGCGACCCGTTCTTCCTCGTGTTCGGCGAGAGCGAGTCCGGCAAGACGAACCTGCTGCGGCTGATCTGCCAGCAGATCGCGGAGCGGTACACCCCGGACCAGGCCCGGCTCGTCGTCGGCGACTACCGGCGCAGCCTGCTCGGTGCGCTGCCTGAGGAGCACCTGCTGGAGTACGCGCCGATGGCGAGCTCCCTGCAGACGCACATGGAGGCGCTGGGCGGGGTGTTCTCCCGGCGGCAGCCGCCGACCGACGTCACTCCGCAGCAGCTGCGCGACCGCAGCTGGTGGACCGGCCCCGACGTGTTCATCGTCATCGACGACTACGACCTGGTGGCCACCAGCCAGGGCAATCCGCTGGCCCCGTTGGTCGAGTTCCTGCCGTTCGCCCGGGACACGGGTGTCCGCTTCATCATCGCGCGCAACTCGGCGGGCGCCTCGCGTTCCATGTACGAGCCGTTCATGCAGCGCTTCAAGGAGCTCGGCGCGCAGGGCGTGGTGCTGTCGGGCGACCCGTCCGAGGGTGACCTGATCGGCAACGTCCGGCCGCGGCCGATGCCGCCGGGCCGGGCGTACTTCTCCTCGCGCAAGCGCGGCACGTCGCTCGTACAGCTGGGGCGACTGCCGGGGATGTAG
- a CDS encoding DUF397 domain-containing protein, protein MGTQQEKDELYALDISGVEWEGPPGTSPDEERVEIARLPEGAVAMRSSLDRDTVLRYTAAEWEAFVLGARDGEFDLDRGSR, encoded by the coding sequence ATGGGCACTCAGCAGGAGAAGGACGAGCTGTACGCGCTCGACATCAGCGGCGTGGAGTGGGAGGGCCCGCCCGGGACCAGCCCCGACGAGGAGCGGGTCGAGATCGCCCGGCTGCCCGAGGGCGCCGTGGCCATGCGGTCCTCGCTCGACCGGGACACCGTCCTGCGCTATACGGCGGCCGAGTGGGAGGCGTTCGTGCTCGGTGCCAGGGACGGGGAGTTCGACCTCGACCGCGGCTCCCGCTGA
- a CDS encoding WXG100 family type VII secretion target: protein MAGSDGHTKVRYESVQEMANRIRVVSKKIMTDLEEMDQALKVVTDTWDGEAHQAYVTLQGKYKGKADHMHKQLEQVAALIERGKGDYRATDVKASRLFTEAY, encoded by the coding sequence ATGGCTGGTTCCGACGGCCACACCAAGGTCCGGTATGAGAGCGTCCAGGAGATGGCGAACCGCATCCGCGTCGTCTCGAAGAAGATCATGACGGACCTGGAGGAGATGGACCAGGCCCTCAAGGTCGTCACGGACACCTGGGACGGTGAGGCGCACCAGGCGTACGTCACCCTCCAGGGGAAGTACAAGGGCAAGGCCGACCACATGCACAAGCAGCTCGAGCAGGTCGCCGCGCTGATCGAGCGCGGCAAGGGCGACTACCGCGCCACCGACGTGAAGGCCTCGCGCCTGTTCACCGAGGCCTACTGA